In Methanofervidicoccus sp. A16, the sequence AACTCCAGTTCCCATCAAGACTGTAATTAGAAGAATAATAATAAAAGATCCTAGTTCCCATCAAGAGGATAGTTTTAAAAAATAATAAAAATAATAATTATTCATAATAAAAAATAATAAAATCTTAAAAATAATAACATAAAATGTAATAAAATTCTGAAAGAATAGAGATAAAAAAATAAACCTTACTTCCCATCAGTAATGATTAAAAGAACAGTGAAAAATATTCTGAATTCCTGTATTAAAAGATATTTCGAGGATTATTCTCCTTCAATCGTCTTTTAAAATTTTTTGTATCTGGGATGATAGAAGTTTTTTCTTATTTTTATATTATTTTTATAACTATCCTTATTATTTTTTAACCTATCTTTTTGATAGGAACTAAGGTAATAAAAAATATCATAACAAAAAATCTTAAGAGTAATAATAAAAAAATTCTGAAGGGATAGGGGATGGAAAGTAAATAACCTTAGTTCCCATCAAGTAGTAATTAAAGAGTAATAAAAAGATAATTATTATAATTGAAAATCATAAAATGAAAATAATCAATGTAAAAACCTTAATTCCCATTAAAGTAACGATTTAAATAATAAAAATAAGAATAATAAAAAAAGACTGGAAAAATATTAAAATACAATCCTTATAATAAAAATTAATAATAGCGATCTGTTATAAAGGATCTACTCCAATTCCATTTGGTATCTTAGAGCGTCCCAGGAAAGGTTATTTATCTCTTATTTTGATTTTAATACCTTCTTTTTATTATTTTTATTATTATAATTATTATTCTTATTAGAATTGTTTGATGGGAGTAAGGTTCAATATAAAAATATTAGATACCCTTAGGATCTTTCCGAACCCTTAGGTAAGATAGGAGATCTTATTCTGATATCCCCTATATTAGAAAATATACAGAGGTTCATTTCCCTTCAATCTCCTTTTTAAAATTTTGTATTGGAATAATAGAAGTTTTTATTTTAAAATTCTTTATTATTTTTATAATTATTTTTATTATTCTTTAAATTATCATTTTGATAGGAACTAGAGTAATTAGAATCTAAATTATAACCTTTAAATCCTCCGATAAGCCTCTTCACCCTATAACCAGCCAACTTAAGTATTGTAGCCATTATCTGACTCCTCAACCCACCTCTTGCACAGAAGATCACAACTGTTTTACTCCTATCTAACTTTTTTATCTCCCCTAATATCCTCTTTAGATTCTTCTCTACGATGTCAAGTGCCAAATCTATAGCCTTCTCTTTTCCCTCTTTTTTGTATGTTTTCCCTATGATCTCATACTCTTCATCTAAGAAGAGAGGTATATTTATAGCGTTAGGTATAGTACTCCTTTTATACTCCCTTGGACTCCTAACATCTACAACTATCACATCCTCCTTATCCATCCTCATAAACTCATCTAAGGTGATCACATCCTCCACCAATTCACCACCAATAGCCTTCAAGAACCTCTTTACATCTATCCTCTCGAAGTAAATATCGTACTCTCCATATCTCTTTACACCGAAATCTTTACCCTCGAGGAACTCCTTAGAGGATCTCAGTATAAAGGATGCCAAATCTCCACTTAACTTTCCGGCCAGTATCTTACTACCGTCTGTTATCATCTTTCTTCCAGTATTCAACACTATGGCTAAAACTACATCCCTTCTGAAGGTTATTAGTCTTGCTAAGATCTCTTCCTCCATGTTATCCCATGATATTTTAACTTCTCCTCTATAAACTCTTCTATCTTTTTTACAGATTCCTCTATATCCCTGTTATAAACCACTAGATCTGGTTCTATCTTCTTAATATTTCTCATATAGTGGGATCTATACAACTCCTTCTCAATTAACTCTGCAGCCTCGTAGTATTTATCCTCCCTGATCTTCTCTATTATCTCATCTATCTTCCTTATAATGTCAGGATTTTTAAAACTCTCCCTCAATAAAAGGATCCTTTCAAGGAGAAGTTTTTTCTCTTTTTCATTCTTAGGTTTATACCAAGATACTAAGTTTTCTATCTGGTAGTTATATGGACAGTCTATAAGTATTTTATATGTATAATTTTTAACATCTGCCAATAACTCAGGTATCTTCAACTTCTTTACACCCCCTATCTTCCTACCCTCGTACTCTACAATAAGGTATCCTACCTCCTGAGCCTCCCTTATCTTTTCATTGATCTCTCTGTCAAACTCTTCCTGACTCGCCATATTTAGATGGTAAAGATCTCCCAAGATACTACCCCTCGTCCTCGCTATGCCCTCTATATCTATTACTGGATGGTTTCTCTTTAACCTCTGGAGTATTTCAGTTTTTCCACAGCCAGTTTTTCCAAACAACCCAAAGATAACCACCATAAAAGATCACTTAAAATTTTTATTGGATAATCATTATAAATAAGATAATAATAGTAAAATAAAGAGTAATAGGACAAAGATAAATAAAATTATACCTGTCTCTTACTCTAGTATTTGATAAAAGGACGAAATTCCCTTAGTTAGCAGGATTTTATCCCATAACATTATTAAAAGTTAATATACCTTTAAAGGGAGAAAAGTTTATAAGATTTCATCCTATTTTTTCAGTACTCAGGACATTCTAGATAAACAATAAGATTTATTTTTATGTTTTTAGTTTTTATTATTTTAAGTGATTTTTTAATTTTATGATTATTATTTTCTATTTTTTTATTCTATTAAGATTTATAATAAATTTGTTTTATTTTTTATCTTTTAATAATTATTTTTAACTTCAGTTCCCGTCAAGATTGTGATTAGAAGAATAATAATTAAAATAATAATTATTATAATAAAATTAATAAAATTCTGATTAAGGGTAAAAAATAAAATAATCCTTTCTTCCCATATTGGATACTGGATAAACAAATAGAATTACTTTTTAATTTTTTTAGTTATTATTTCTTATTTCTTATTTTTTTATTATTATTTTTTATATTATCACTTTGATAGGAAGTAGGGTTATTTTTAATCCTCCTATAGAGTAAATTACTTAACTTAACAATATCCTCAACCCCTAATTTAAATAC encodes:
- a CDS encoding selenouridine synthase SelU-like subunit, which codes for MEEEILARLITFRRDVVLAIVLNTGRKMITDGSKILAGKLSGDLASFILRSSKEFLEGKDFGVKRYGEYDIYFERIDVKRFLKAIGGELVEDVITLDEFMRMDKEDVIVVDVRSPREYKRSTIPNAINIPLFLDEEYEIIGKTYKKEGKEKAIDLALDIVEKNLKRILGEIKKLDRSKTVVIFCARGGLRSQIMATILKLAGYRVKRLIGGFKGYNLDSNYSSSYQNDNLKNNKNNYKNNKEF
- a CDS encoding selenouridine synthase SelU-like subunit — translated: MVVIFGLFGKTGCGKTEILQRLKRNHPVIDIEGIARTRGSILGDLYHLNMASQEEFDREINEKIREAQEVGYLIVEYEGRKIGGVKKLKIPELLADVKNYTYKILIDCPYNYQIENLVSWYKPKNEKEKKLLLERILLLRESFKNPDIIRKIDEIIEKIREDKYYEAAELIEKELYRSHYMRNIKKIEPDLVVYNRDIEESVKKIEEFIEEKLKYHGITWRKRS